TCATTCTTAATCCGGAATAATGGCCGGCGACGGTACCGCCAGAATCTTGGGCGAATTCGGCCGGAAAATATGTCGGGTCAATAATGGCGTGAACTCTTAGATAGTCAATAGAAACGTAAGAGGCGGTATCGGCGGTAGTATAATAGCGGAATTTCATTTGGTTGGAGCCGTTAATGAAATTGGCCAGCGGGGTATTAATCGGCGTACCGCCGGTCGTGCCGGTTGACCAGTAGCCGTTGTAGATATGCCATTGGAAGGCTACGCCGGCATTGGTGTTTAAGCCGACCGCTACTTGGGAAGCGTTTTTAGTATTCAAAGTTCGCCAGCCGCCGCCGGTGCAATAATCATCAACCCCGGCGTCTACGTCGGTCGAGGATGACCAGTCGCAGACTTGGACTAAGAGGCCGATATCGGCATCCAGGTCAATCTCGGTTTGAATAATCATTTTGTTGGCGCCGTTGAGCTGGGCGCCGCCCACGTCTAGGTGGACTTCAACTCCATCGCCGTCGCCGGCCACCACCCAATGAAAATTATCATCAGCCAAAGTGCCTTTCCAGGAGCCGGTGTTAACGCCTTCGGCCACCGGAGCCGTAGCCGAAGTGATAGTGGTTTCCGCTCCCTTGATTAGCGTGCCGGATTCGGGGTTGAATTGGTAGGTTTTCGTCGGATGATTGGCGTCTTCAATCCAACTAAAACTCACCATGGCAAAATCCCAGACATTGACGGAATTGGTAGTGGCGGCGCCGGCCACCGTGGTATTTAAATTCAACCGCATTTTGTTGTTGACCGTATCAATATAATCTTCCGGATTAATCATGTAGCCGGGCGTGCCGCCGGCCGCGACTACGCCGCCGGTGGCGATGGGATCGGTATAAGCTAAAGCCGTAGTCAAGCTGGCGCCAATTAAACTTCGGCCGCCGATCGTGCCGGTTAAGCCGGAATAGTCTTTAACCGCATGCCTAACCGTGCCGGCTGATCCGCTCATAGCTCGTCCGGCCCAGAGAATACCGGTAACCGCGGAGCTAGGCGGAACCGTCACGGAAAAACCGATGTTGGCCGAACCGGCTCCTTCCACTACTCCGTCGCCGTCATTGTCCCAAGCGTAGAAAGTATGAGAAAAATCAGTGGATTCGTTTTCAGTTTGGATATTCCAAGTGTTTCGCCCGCCGGCCGATGTATCAAGATTTCTGGTGCCGGTGCAATCATTGGAACTAAAACTATCGTTAGTCCTTAAGCCATCGCCGATATTTCTTTTTTCCAACAGCCATTGGTTGTCGCCCGGAGCCGTACCATAACCGGCAATAAACACATACGAATCATTAACCGCGATGGCATTGGGCCGGTCGTCGCCGCCGTCTTCGGATTTAACTGTGCCGTCGTTAGAAAAATTAGCTTCCAATAGGCCAGTGGTTTTATTTATTTTTTCAACCACCCAGATACCGGCATCATCATCTTGAAAACCGGCAACATAGAGATAAGTGCCGTCAACGGTTAAATCAGTCACCCAATCCAAATCATTAGAAATAAAATCAGCCTGAATAATGCCGTCATCGCTAAAAGCCGTAACTAAAGCGCCGTCGGCAATATCTCTTTTCTCAATGCGCCATTGGCCGGTACCGGCGGCATAATCAAGGCCGCCCAAATAAATATATGAGCTATCAACTGTCATAGCGTAGATTCTATCTATGCCGACCGAAGGATTGGTTTGCATAATGCCGTCGGTATCAAACGCCCCGGCCGCGCATTCTCCGCCGCCGGCACATAAGGCGCCGGTGGTTTTGTTCCTTTTTTCCAGCCGCCACTGGATATTGCCGGCTTCATTGTCATAGCCGGAAATATAGAGATAATTATCATCAACTTTAATCCTTTGCGGCCGTTCATCGCCGGCCGCGGCCAGGGTTTCGCTGATAATGCCGTCATCGTCAAAAGCCGTAACTAAGGCGCCGGTGGTGATATCGTATTTATGGATCAGCCAAACGCCGGTATCATCGTCTTGAAAACCCGTAACGTAAAGATAGTCCGCGTCAGCCGTCATAGAAGTAATCTGATCCATGTCAGCGGCCGGGTTGTACTGAATAATGCCATCATCGTCAAAAGCCGTCATTAAAGAGCCGTCGGTAATGCTTCTTTTTTCAATCCGCCATTGGCCGGCGCCGGTAACCGTATCATAGCCGCCAAAAAAAATAGCGTCCGAGCTGGAAGCGATGGCTAGAATCTGGTCGGCGCCGGTTGACGGGTCGCTGGTGATAATGCCGTCAGTATCAAAAGCCGTGACTAATTCTCCGTCGGACAAATTTCTTTTTTCCATGCGCCATTCATTGTCAATACCCGAAGAATCAAAGCCGGCCAGATATACATACGCGCCGTCAATCTTCATGGCTTCAATGCGGTCAGAGCCCGGAGCCGAAGGATTAAAGGCAATGCGGCCGGCGGTATTTGAGCCGAAAGAAATTTCACAGTCGCCGGAGTCGGTATTGGTCGTGCCCAGCATGATATACATATGGTCTAACCGCAGATAGGTGGCGGAGGTAGCCAAGGCATACATGCCAATCCAAATTTCATTTGAGCTGTTGATGTAATTAGCGATAGTAATATTGTTTTTGGCAAAATTATCAAAATAATCGGTAACGGAACAATCGCGAACAGAGGAAAAATCTTCCCAAACATCGTCGCCAACATCGGCCGTGCCTTGAAAATTTCTGATTTTAAAACGGTATTGCAGTCCGGCGGTGGCGGCCGAACAGGAAGCATCGGTATTAATGACAATGGTGTTCATGCCGTCGTAAGTTTCAATGTTTTTAAATTTTAAATAAAAATCAGCGGCCGCGGCGGCGCCGGGAACCTGAAAATAGAAAGCGTCGCCGGTCGTAGTCTGCTGGGCCACGGCGGTATTGCCGGTCATTCTTAATCCGGAATAATGGCCGGCCGGGGTACCGCCGTCTATCTGGACGAACTCGGCCGGAAAATATGTCGGATCAATAATGGCGTGAACTCTTAAATAATCAATGGCGACTTGAGAGGCGGTATCGGCGGTAGTATAATAGCGGAATTTCATTTGGTTGGAGCCGTTGATAAAATTAGCCAGCGGGGTGTTAATCGGCGTGCCGCCGTCAGTGCCGGTTGACCAATAGCCGTTGTAAATATGCCATTGGAAAGCCACGCCCGCGTTAGTATTTAAACCAACTGCTGTTTGAGAAGCATTTTTAGTATTTAGAGTCCGCCAGCCGCCGCCGGTGCAGTAATCGTCAACCCCGGCATCTACGTCAGTAGAAGAGGACCAATCGCAGATTTGGACCAACAGGCCGATGTCGGCGTCAAGGTCAATTTCGGTTTGAATAATCATTTTGTTGGCGCCGTTTAGCTGGGCGCCGCCCACATCTAGATGGACTTCAACTCCGTCGCCGTCGCCGGCCACGACCCAATGGAAATTATCATCAGCCAGAGTGCCTTTCCATGAGCCGGTATTAACGCCTTCGGCCACCGGAGCCGTAGCCGAAGTGATGGCGATTTCCGCACCTTTTACCAAATTGCCTGATTCGGGGTTGAATTGGTAGGTGGCTAAAGCGGCTTTTGGCGCCACAGCCTGTTTTAATGTTTTCTCGCTGGTTTTTAATAAAGTCGCCGGCGAAGTATTAAAAACCAGCGACAAAATTAAAATCGCAGACACTAAAACCGCGCCTATAATAAAAAATTTTAAATTTTTTTTAATAACTTTTATCGGTGTCATGAAAAATTTATAATTAATTGCTAACACTCTCTAAAAATATTTTTTTTTCAAAACCACCGCGTTCAGTTTTACGCTGATTTTTTAATTTAATAATTTCTTCTTTATCCAAGCCGCAATTATCAATAATGGCATCAATAATCTCATAAACATCGCCGATTTCTTTCATTAGCTCTTTCTTATTTTTTCCGGCTTCGGCCGTTTCTTTGGCTTCTTCTTCTAATTTTCTAAACAATTCTTTCAGGTATTCTTCTTGCTCTAAAATCCTGATTCGCGGCTCGGCCTTGTCTCGCCTTATAATTTCCGGAATATTGTCGCGCACTAATTTGTTATAAATTTTTTCCATAATTTTTTTCTAAATTAATTAAACTCATCATGGCGGCCAGCAGCCAAAACATCGCGGCCAAATCATTTTTAAAATACGGCACGTCAACGATGCCATGGACGACAATCGCAACCATAGCACAGATTAATCCAATCACTAAATATTTATCTGTCATTGCGAGCGACCGGAGGGAGCGAAGCAATCTCTGGTTCGTAG
Above is a genomic segment from Patescibacteria group bacterium containing:
- a CDS encoding nucleoside triphosphate pyrophosphohydrolase; amino-acid sequence: MEKIYNKLVRDNIPEIIRRDKAEPRIRILEQEEYLKELFRKLEEEAKETAEAGKNKKELMKEIGDVYEIIDAIIDNCGLDKEEIIKLKNQRKTERGGFEKKIFLESVSN